The Streptomyces sp. NBC_01244 genome contains a region encoding:
- the idi gene encoding isopentenyl-diphosphate Delta-isomerase, producing the protein MPTTPATAANSATTGTGAQEPIMLELVDEAGNTIGTAEKLSAHQAPGQLHRAFSVFLFDEQGRMLLQQRALGKYHSPGVWSNTCCGHPYPGESPFAAAARRTHEELGLSPSLLAEAGTVRYNHPDPASGLVEQEYNHLFVGLAQRSVRPDPEEIADTAFVTAEELAKRHAEVPFSAWFTTVLDAARPAIRELTGDAAGW; encoded by the coding sequence ATGCCGACCACACCAGCCACCGCCGCGAACAGTGCGACCACCGGCACCGGCGCTCAAGAACCGATCATGCTCGAACTGGTCGACGAGGCCGGCAACACCATCGGTACGGCGGAGAAGCTCTCCGCCCATCAGGCACCCGGTCAGTTGCACCGGGCGTTCTCGGTGTTCCTCTTCGACGAGCAGGGACGGATGCTGCTCCAGCAGCGCGCCCTCGGGAAGTACCACTCCCCCGGTGTCTGGTCGAACACGTGCTGCGGCCACCCCTACCCGGGGGAGTCGCCGTTCGCGGCGGCCGCCCGGCGGACCCACGAGGAGCTGGGGCTGTCGCCCTCGCTGCTCGCGGAGGCGGGGACGGTGCGCTACAACCATCCGGACCCGGCGTCGGGGCTGGTGGAGCAGGAGTACAACCACCTGTTCGTGGGACTCGCGCAGCGGTCGGTGCGGCCGGATCCGGAAGAGATCGCGGACACCGCCTTCGTGACCGCGGAGGAACTCGCGAAGCGGCACGCGGAGGTCCCGTTCTCGGCGTGGTTCACGACCGTGCTGGACGCGGCCCGGCCCGCGATCCGCGAGCTGACGGGCGACGCGGCGGGCTGGTAG
- a CDS encoding GlxA family transcriptional regulator, which translates to MPMRNVLVVLYDGVQSLDVTGPMEVFSGAERHPGPARYALRTVSPGGAPVRTSSGLRLVPDGALEDESPGAGTTLLVPGGRYTADFAPGLTDWLRAYGASAERLVSVCTGGLLLAEAGLLDGRRATTHWYVCERMARDYPAVTVEPDPIYVRDGPVSTSAGVTAGIDLALALVEEDHGRELALSVARHLVVFLRRPGNQAQFSAQLAAQTALREPLRDVQHWITEHPGEDLRVEVLAARAALSTRHFARAFQAETGVTPGRYVERVRVEHARRLLEEGGEGVAQISRACGYGNPEALRRAFVKTLGQPPSEYRRRFGTPH; encoded by the coding sequence ATGCCGATGCGAAACGTGCTCGTCGTCCTCTACGACGGCGTGCAGAGCCTGGACGTCACGGGGCCGATGGAGGTGTTCTCCGGCGCCGAGCGCCACCCCGGACCGGCGCGGTACGCGCTGCGCACCGTCTCGCCGGGCGGCGCCCCGGTCCGTACGAGCAGCGGACTGCGGCTCGTCCCGGACGGTGCCCTGGAGGACGAGAGCCCGGGAGCCGGGACCACGCTCCTGGTGCCGGGCGGGCGGTACACCGCGGACTTCGCGCCCGGACTCACCGACTGGCTCCGCGCGTACGGGGCGTCCGCGGAGCGGCTGGTGTCGGTGTGCACCGGGGGCCTGCTGCTGGCCGAGGCCGGGCTGCTGGACGGACGGCGCGCGACGACGCACTGGTACGTGTGCGAGCGGATGGCCCGGGACTACCCGGCCGTCACGGTGGAGCCCGACCCGATCTACGTCCGGGACGGGCCGGTGTCCACCTCGGCCGGGGTCACCGCGGGCATCGACCTCGCGCTGGCGCTGGTGGAGGAGGACCACGGACGGGAGCTGGCACTGTCCGTCGCGCGGCACTTGGTGGTCTTCCTGCGGCGGCCCGGCAACCAGGCGCAGTTCAGCGCGCAGCTCGCGGCGCAGACGGCGCTGCGGGAGCCGCTGCGGGACGTGCAGCACTGGATCACGGAGCACCCGGGGGAGGACCTGAGAGTGGAGGTCCTCGCCGCGCGGGCCGCGCTGTCGACCCGGCACTTCGCGCGGGCCTTCCAGGCGGAGACGGGGGTGACGCCGGGGCGGTACGTGGAGCGGGTACGGGTGGAGCACGCGCGGCGGCTGCTCGAGGAGGGCGGCGAGGGCGTCGCCCAGATATCCCGGGCCTGCGGCTACGGCAACCCGGAGGCCCTGCGCCGCGCTTTCGTGAAGACCCTGGGCCAGCCCCCGTCCGAGTACCGCCGCCGTTTCGGCACCCCCCACTGA
- a CDS encoding HdeD family acid-resistance protein yields the protein MGADRAERADRTGPQDIKADKKKVSRSFAWMALLGALLVVAGLVGLVYTGVATLTTMFLFGWLLLAGGVVGLLQAIQSRKSNYFWLAVIVAAINIAAGFVILRRPEASAEALTMFAALLFLTGGVFRLAGAVVVRGAHLGLTLVQGAFGILLGLLILANWPGSSLYVIGAFFSLALLFDGLSLIAVGMGARRILGLVRDDEVPVTPAGAGAAAPETGQAPETGQAAEKLPPEDQERSNN from the coding sequence ATGGGCGCAGACCGTGCCGAGCGTGCGGACCGTACGGGTCCACAGGACATCAAGGCCGACAAGAAGAAGGTCAGCCGCAGCTTCGCGTGGATGGCCCTGCTCGGGGCGCTCCTGGTGGTGGCCGGGCTGGTGGGCCTCGTCTACACCGGCGTCGCCACCCTGACCACGATGTTCCTCTTCGGCTGGCTGTTGCTGGCCGGCGGCGTCGTGGGCCTGCTCCAGGCGATCCAGTCACGCAAGAGCAACTACTTCTGGCTCGCCGTGATCGTCGCCGCGATCAACATCGCGGCCGGTTTCGTGATCCTGCGCCGCCCGGAGGCGAGCGCGGAGGCGCTCACCATGTTCGCCGCGCTGCTGTTCCTCACCGGCGGGGTGTTCCGGCTGGCCGGCGCCGTCGTGGTGCGCGGCGCGCACCTCGGGCTGACCCTGGTCCAGGGCGCCTTCGGCATCCTGCTGGGCCTCCTGATCCTCGCCAACTGGCCCGGCAGCAGCCTGTACGTGATCGGAGCGTTCTTCTCCCTCGCGCTGCTGTTCGACGGCCTGAGTCTGATCGCCGTGGGCATGGGAGCCCGCCGCATCCTGGGCTTGGTCAGGGACGACGAGGTTCCGGTGACGCCCGCAGGGGCGGGAGCGGCCGCGCCCGAGACGGGCCAGGCGCCCGAGACGGGCCAGGCGGCCGAGAAGCTTCCCCCGGAAGATCAGGAACGGTCGAACAACTGA
- a CDS encoding ArsB/NhaD family transporter, giving the protein MLGSAAPAFCLFVLALGVVVRAVVDHGPGDGLERVTPAGDSLPALLAVAAVAAVLANLIDNLPAVLALLPVASAGGAGPVPAVLIGVNIGPNPTYAGSPATLLRRRILHGDGGGADLVTLRDFTRLGLLTTVPALAASVAALWAAPRLLGP; this is encoded by the coding sequence ATCCTCGGCTCGGCGGCGCCGGCCTTCTGCCTGTTCGTACTGGCGCTGGGGGTGGTGGTGCGGGCCGTCGTGGACCACGGCCCCGGGGACGGCCTGGAGCGGGTGACCCCGGCCGGGGACTCGCTGCCCGCGCTGCTCGCGGTGGCGGCGGTGGCCGCGGTCCTGGCCAACCTGATCGACAACCTGCCCGCCGTGCTCGCCCTGCTCCCGGTGGCCTCGGCCGGCGGCGCGGGGCCGGTGCCGGCCGTGCTGATCGGGGTGAACATCGGGCCGAACCCGACCTACGCGGGCTCGCCGGCCACGCTGCTCCGGCGGCGGATCCTGCACGGGGACGGCGGCGGCGCGGATCTGGTGACGCTCCGGGACTTCACCCGGCTCGGGCTCCTGACCACCGTCCCGGCGCTCGCCGCGTCGGTGGCGGCGCTGTGGGCGGCCCCGCGCCTCCTGGGCCCCTGA
- a CDS encoding ATP-binding protein encodes MQTIEREDGGREMDVSGSVPPVKGEEPEVAAAPLAYEGVWRFTAPAVEESVPQARRAVRDLLGRQEVPADRDLVYSLLLIVSELVTNSVRHAALLSPEVAVEVAIGREWVRVAVEDNHPYRPKALEADFGQTGGRGLLLVREVTLEAGGVCDVEHTSTGGKVIWAALPLTTALASPAATPTSAV; translated from the coding sequence GTGCAGACGATCGAGCGTGAAGACGGGGGCCGGGAGATGGATGTCAGCGGGAGCGTCCCGCCAGTCAAGGGGGAGGAGCCGGAGGTCGCGGCCGCCCCCCTCGCGTACGAGGGTGTGTGGCGATTCACGGCACCCGCGGTAGAAGAATCCGTTCCGCAGGCCCGCCGTGCGGTCCGTGACCTGCTCGGCCGCCAGGAGGTGCCGGCCGACCGGGACCTGGTCTACTCCCTGCTGCTGATCGTCTCCGAACTGGTGACGAACTCGGTCCGGCACGCGGCCCTGCTCTCGCCGGAGGTCGCGGTGGAGGTCGCCATCGGCCGGGAGTGGGTACGGGTGGCCGTCGAGGACAACCACCCGTACCGCCCCAAGGCGCTGGAGGCCGATTTCGGCCAGACCGGCGGCCGGGGCCTGCTCCTCGTCCGGGAGGTCACGCTGGAGGCCGGCGGGGTCTGCGACGTGGAGCACACCTCCACGGGCGGCAAGGTGATCTGGGCGGCCCTGCCGCTCACCACGGCCCTCGCGTCACCCGCCGCCACCCCGACCTCGGCGGTCTGA
- a CDS encoding MAB_1171c family putative transporter produces MASDLIAFGDALAVPGVVCLWIAVLLRAPGALRAPHQRGLWLAVATAAAAMTLNLPDVVAYAMGRDPGYAHTIGLARNLIGVLSAGAVLYFVAAATRGRRLQIASGAGTVLWLTVLVVLDAAAPDHGTHTIPPAGDPVPSLAYWLVLISAHLIANTVCVLVCWRYSRRAESRGLAAGLLLFALGTALAGVFWFVYLLKALFGFTWAMPANPLLMNVHGLLRAAAILVPTLFTFRRTAADVATAWRLWPLWRDLVHAVPHVALNKPRAGRVLELLWPPVPRNLLVYRKVIETRDAILILGEYVAPGVPELARSHVAGSGVPEQRASAAALACVLKEARQAKLAGIPQQRADEDALELPAALQTCAEGGDLEGETRFLVDVAQAYASPATAGFTA; encoded by the coding sequence GGGCCTGTGGCTCGCCGTCGCCACCGCCGCGGCCGCGATGACCCTGAACCTCCCCGACGTCGTCGCCTACGCCATGGGCCGCGATCCGGGCTACGCGCACACCATCGGGCTGGCGCGCAACCTCATCGGCGTCCTCTCGGCCGGCGCCGTGCTCTACTTCGTGGCCGCCGCCACCCGTGGCCGCAGGCTCCAGATCGCCTCCGGGGCCGGCACGGTCCTGTGGCTGACCGTCCTCGTCGTACTGGACGCGGCCGCGCCCGACCACGGCACGCACACCATCCCGCCCGCCGGCGACCCGGTGCCCTCCCTCGCGTACTGGCTGGTGCTGATCTCCGCCCACCTGATCGCCAACACCGTCTGCGTACTGGTCTGCTGGCGCTACAGCCGCCGCGCCGAGAGCCGGGGCCTCGCCGCGGGCCTGCTGCTGTTCGCCCTGGGCACCGCGCTAGCCGGGGTGTTCTGGTTCGTGTACCTGCTCAAGGCGCTGTTCGGCTTCACCTGGGCGATGCCCGCGAACCCGCTGCTGATGAACGTGCACGGACTGCTCCGCGCCGCCGCGATCCTCGTCCCGACGCTGTTCACCTTCCGCCGCACGGCCGCCGACGTCGCCACCGCCTGGCGGCTGTGGCCGCTCTGGCGCGACCTGGTCCACGCCGTCCCGCACGTCGCCCTCAACAAGCCGCGCGCCGGCCGGGTGCTGGAGCTGCTGTGGCCGCCGGTCCCGCGCAACCTGCTCGTCTACCGCAAGGTCATCGAGACCCGCGACGCCATCCTGATCCTGGGGGAGTACGTCGCCCCGGGCGTGCCGGAGCTCGCGCGCAGCCACGTGGCCGGCAGCGGAGTACCCGAACAGCGGGCCAGTGCGGCCGCGCTGGCCTGCGTACTGAAGGAGGCGCGGCAGGCGAAGCTGGCCGGGATCCCGCAACAGCGTGCCGACGAGGACGCCTTGGAGCTGCCCGCGGCCCTCCAGACCTGTGCCGAGGGGGGAGACCTGGAAGGCGAGACCCGCTTCCTGGTGGACGTGGCCCAGGCCTACGCCTCACCGGCCACGGCGGGCTTCACCGCGTGA
- a CDS encoding DJ-1/PfpI family protein has protein sequence MQIAVLLYDGFTALDAIGPFDTLGRLQGAETVFVAERPGPVRTDQKSLALVADKGLDEVTRPDIVLVPGGVVTDREMKNTVVLDWLRTVDATSTWTTSVCSGSTLLAAAGLLDGRRATSHWLYLDRLPPYGAEPTSERVVFDGKYVTAAGVSAGIDMGLALLGRIAGDEYAQTVQLMTEYDPQPPYDAGSPEKAPAEIVALLRSLTPKASPHP, from the coding sequence ATGCAGATCGCCGTACTGCTCTACGACGGATTCACCGCCCTCGACGCCATCGGGCCCTTCGACACCCTCGGCCGCCTCCAGGGCGCCGAGACCGTGTTCGTGGCCGAGCGGCCGGGGCCCGTACGGACCGACCAGAAGTCGCTCGCACTCGTCGCCGACAAGGGGCTCGACGAGGTGACCCGGCCGGACATCGTCCTCGTGCCCGGCGGGGTGGTCACCGACCGGGAGATGAAGAACACGGTGGTCCTCGACTGGCTGCGGACCGTCGACGCCACCAGCACGTGGACCACCTCCGTCTGCTCCGGCTCGACGCTGCTCGCCGCCGCGGGCCTGCTCGACGGGCGCCGGGCCACCAGCCACTGGCTGTACCTGGACCGGCTGCCCCCCTACGGGGCGGAGCCCACCTCGGAGCGGGTGGTCTTCGACGGGAAGTACGTGACGGCCGCCGGGGTGTCCGCGGGGATCGACATGGGGCTCGCGCTGCTCGGCCGCATCGCGGGAGACGAGTACGCGCAGACCGTGCAGCTGATGACCGAGTACGACCCGCAGCCGCCCTACGACGCGGGCTCCCCCGAGAAGGCGCCCGCCGAGATCGTCGCGCTGCTCCGCTCGCTCACTCCCAAGGCCTCGCCCCATCCGTAG
- a CDS encoding SDR family NAD(P)-dependent oxidoreductase: MTTTVLITGASAGLGAAFARGFAAKGCDLVLVARDKSRLEAVAADLAREFGSVCEVLPADLLDAGGLAAVAERLADRARPVDILVNNAGFGLPAPFPYSPVEDEERMLDLLVKVPLRLTHAVLPGLRERRRGAVLNVSSVAGLLPTGTYGAAKAWITAFSESLRVDMEPYGVRVLAVVPGFTRTEFQERAGMDVTALRDAVWLEPHDVVAQALKDLARRRPVSITGRHYRAYALAVRHLPRAFVARKMARTRRPPADAG, translated from the coding sequence TTGACCACCACCGTACTGATCACAGGGGCCAGCGCCGGACTCGGCGCGGCCTTCGCCCGCGGGTTCGCCGCCAAGGGCTGCGACCTCGTCCTCGTCGCCCGGGACAAGAGCCGCCTCGAAGCCGTCGCCGCGGACCTCGCCCGGGAATTCGGCTCCGTCTGCGAGGTGTTGCCCGCCGACCTGCTCGACGCGGGCGGACTCGCGGCCGTCGCCGAGCGGCTCGCCGACCGGGCCCGGCCCGTCGACATCCTGGTGAACAACGCCGGCTTCGGACTCCCCGCGCCCTTCCCGTACAGCCCGGTCGAGGACGAGGAGCGGATGCTCGACCTGCTGGTCAAGGTGCCGCTCCGGCTCACCCACGCGGTGCTCCCCGGCCTGCGCGAGCGCCGGCGCGGCGCGGTGCTCAACGTCTCCTCGGTGGCCGGACTGCTCCCGACCGGGACCTACGGCGCCGCGAAGGCCTGGATCACGGCCTTCAGCGAATCGCTGCGCGTGGACATGGAGCCGTACGGGGTCCGCGTGCTGGCGGTGGTGCCGGGATTCACCCGCACCGAGTTCCAGGAGCGTGCCGGGATGGACGTCACCGCCCTGCGCGACGCGGTGTGGCTGGAGCCGCACGACGTGGTGGCCCAGGCCCTGAAGGACCTGGCCCGGCGCCGGCCGGTGAGCATCACGGGCCGGCACTACCGGGCGTACGCCCTGGCGGTGCGCCACCTCCCGCGGGCCTTCGTGGCCCGCAAGATGGCCCGCACCCGGCGCCCTCCGGCGGACGCGGGATAA
- a CDS encoding enoyl-CoA hydratase/isomerase family protein, protein MDAALLSSVADGVATVVISHPAKRNAMTAAMWRALPELLAGLAADPAVRVLVLTGAGETFCAGADISSLTGGEDPQALAVAAEEALAAFPKPTLAAIRGFCVGGGSQLAAACDLRFAEEGASFGVTPAKLGIVYPASSTRRLTSLVGPAAAKYLLFSAELIDAERALRTGLLDELLPAGHLAKRVTEFARILATRSQLTQSSAKEFADGRTDRDAHWAAQAAASGDIAEGVAAFLERRPPAFTWTPPSE, encoded by the coding sequence ATGGACGCCGCCCTGCTCTCCTCCGTCGCCGACGGGGTCGCCACCGTCGTGATCTCGCACCCCGCCAAGCGCAACGCCATGACGGCCGCGATGTGGCGCGCCCTGCCGGAGCTGCTGGCCGGGCTCGCGGCGGATCCCGCCGTACGGGTGCTGGTCCTGACGGGGGCCGGCGAGACCTTCTGCGCGGGGGCCGACATCTCCTCGCTGACCGGGGGCGAGGACCCGCAGGCCCTGGCCGTGGCGGCGGAGGAGGCGCTCGCCGCCTTCCCCAAGCCCACGCTCGCCGCGATCCGCGGGTTCTGCGTGGGCGGGGGAAGTCAGCTGGCCGCCGCCTGCGATCTGCGCTTCGCGGAGGAGGGTGCCTCTTTCGGGGTGACGCCGGCGAAGCTGGGCATCGTGTACCCGGCCTCGTCCACCCGGCGCCTGACCTCCCTGGTGGGCCCGGCTGCCGCCAAGTACCTGCTCTTCTCAGCCGAGTTGATCGACGCCGAGCGGGCACTGCGCACCGGGCTGCTGGACGAGCTGCTCCCTGCGGGGCACCTGGCCAAGCGGGTGACGGAGTTCGCCCGGATCCTGGCCACCCGCTCCCAGCTCACGCAGAGTTCGGCGAAGGAGTTCGCGGACGGCCGCACGGACCGGGACGCCCACTGGGCCGCCCAGGCCGCCGCGAGCGGCGACATCGCGGAGGGTGTGGCCGCCTTCCTGGAGCGGCGCCCGCCCGCCTTCACCTGGACTCCTCCTTCGGAGTGA
- a CDS encoding bifunctional class I SAM-dependent methyltransferase/N-acetyltransferase — MELHRGLPRQSPGSEATTRHLLSLCGPLPERPRALDLGCGPGPSALLLAAEAGGRGADVIGVDLQDGFLGELRAAAAARGLTDRVRAVRADIGDLSAYPDGSFDLVWAEGSAYNIGFATALARWKPLLAPGGTLVLSECEWTVDEPSAGVRAFWDPHYALRSTARNLAAVQAAGYRVLGVHRQPDSDWAAYYGPLGERAAAAPEPAGPEAAAALGFVREEIDVRERYGHEYGYTAYVLRPVTAGDGGAWSVRPEADGDAAAVHALNSAAFGTPAEADLVDALRADGSWLPGLSYVAEGPDGSIAAHALLTRCEVDGAAALALAPVAAAPALQRSGAGSAVVRALLAAAAERGESLVLVLGHPDYYARFGFVPASRFGIRAPFEVPDEAMMALVLDDSVPVPAGTIKYPSPFGV; from the coding sequence CTGGAGCTGCACCGCGGCCTGCCCCGGCAGTCCCCCGGCTCCGAGGCGACCACCCGCCACCTGCTGTCCCTGTGCGGACCGCTGCCCGAGCGGCCGCGCGCCCTGGACCTGGGCTGCGGTCCCGGCCCCAGCGCCCTGCTGCTCGCCGCGGAGGCGGGCGGCCGCGGGGCCGACGTCATCGGCGTCGACCTCCAGGACGGCTTCCTCGGCGAGCTCCGTGCGGCCGCCGCGGCCCGCGGGCTCACCGACCGCGTCCGCGCCGTCAGGGCGGACATCGGCGACCTCTCGGCGTACCCGGACGGTTCCTTCGACCTCGTCTGGGCCGAGGGCTCCGCCTACAACATCGGCTTCGCCACCGCGCTCGCGCGGTGGAAGCCCCTGCTCGCTCCCGGCGGCACCCTGGTCCTGAGCGAATGCGAATGGACCGTCGACGAGCCCTCCGCCGGAGTCCGCGCCTTCTGGGACCCGCACTACGCCCTGCGCTCCACCGCCCGCAACCTGGCCGCCGTCCAGGCCGCCGGGTACCGGGTGCTCGGCGTCCACCGGCAGCCCGACTCCGACTGGGCCGCCTACTACGGTCCGCTCGGCGAGCGGGCGGCCGCGGCTCCGGAGCCCGCCGGGCCCGAGGCCGCGGCCGCGCTGGGCTTCGTACGGGAGGAGATCGACGTACGGGAGCGGTACGGGCACGAGTACGGGTACACCGCCTACGTCCTGCGGCCGGTGACGGCCGGAGACGGCGGCGCCTGGTCCGTCCGCCCCGAGGCGGACGGGGACGCGGCCGCCGTGCACGCGCTGAACTCGGCCGCCTTCGGGACCCCGGCCGAGGCCGACCTGGTGGACGCCCTGCGCGCGGACGGCTCCTGGCTGCCCGGCCTCTCCTACGTGGCCGAGGGCCCGGACGGGTCGATCGCGGCGCACGCCCTGCTGACCCGGTGCGAGGTGGACGGGGCCGCGGCCCTCGCGCTCGCCCCGGTGGCCGCCGCTCCCGCGCTCCAGCGCTCGGGCGCCGGCAGCGCGGTCGTACGGGCGCTGCTCGCGGCGGCCGCGGAGCGCGGGGAGAGCCTCGTGCTGGTCCTCGGGCATCCCGATTACTACGCGCGCTTCGGGTTCGTGCCGGCTTCGCGCTTCGGCATCAGGGCACCCTTCGAGGTGCCCGACGAGGCCATGATGGCGCTGGTGCTCGACGATTCGGTGCCGGTTCCCGCGGGCACGATCAAGTACCCCTCCCCCTTCGGGGTTTGA
- a CDS encoding ABC-F family ATP-binding cassette domain-containing protein, whose product MTATLVAKKLTAAHGERTLFADLDLVVAPGDVIGLVGVNGAGKSTLLRMLAGLDAPETGELRLSPPTAAVGHLPQEPERRPGESIREFLARRTGVAAAQAELDAATQGLVDGTPGSDDAYADALDRWLNLGGADLDERALQVADDLGLSVGLDLPMTALSGGQAARAGLASLLLSRYDVFLLDEPTNDLDLDGLERLEQFVKGLRAGTVVISHDREFLTRTVTKVLELDLAQQQINLYGGGYDAYLEERERARNHAREEYDEYSDKRSALEDRATMQRGWMDKGVKNAKRKATDNDKSARKFSADASEKQASKARQTQRAIERLEVVEEPRKEWELRMEIAAAPRSGSVVATLREAAVLRGDFSFGPASLQIDWADRVAITGANGAGKSTLLAVLLGRLAPDSGSATLGSGVRVGEVDQARGLFLGDEPLIDAFCAAVPDTEPAEVRTLLAKFGLKAAHVTRPAATLSPGERTRAALALLQGRGVNLLVLDEPTNHLDLPAIEQLESALDSYEGTLLLVTHDRRMLDAVQVTRRLHVADGKVTEL is encoded by the coding sequence ATGACTGCAACCCTCGTCGCCAAGAAGCTCACCGCCGCGCACGGTGAGCGCACGCTCTTCGCCGATCTCGACCTCGTCGTCGCCCCGGGCGACGTCATCGGCCTCGTCGGCGTCAACGGCGCCGGGAAGTCGACCCTGCTGCGGATGCTCGCCGGGCTGGACGCCCCCGAGACCGGTGAGCTGCGCCTCTCCCCGCCCACCGCGGCCGTGGGCCACCTGCCGCAGGAGCCAGAGCGGCGCCCCGGCGAGTCGATCCGCGAGTTCCTGGCCCGCCGTACCGGTGTGGCCGCGGCGCAGGCCGAACTCGACGCGGCGACGCAGGGTCTGGTGGACGGCACCCCGGGCTCGGACGACGCGTACGCGGACGCCCTCGACCGGTGGCTGAACCTCGGCGGGGCCGATCTCGACGAGCGTGCCCTGCAGGTCGCCGACGACCTCGGGCTGTCAGTCGGCCTCGACCTGCCGATGACCGCGCTGTCCGGCGGCCAGGCCGCCCGCGCCGGACTCGCCTCGCTGCTGCTGTCCCGCTACGACGTCTTCCTGCTCGACGAGCCCACCAACGACCTCGACCTCGACGGTCTGGAGCGCCTGGAGCAGTTCGTGAAGGGGCTGCGCGCCGGCACGGTCGTGATCAGCCACGACCGCGAGTTCCTCACGCGCACCGTCACCAAGGTCCTCGAACTCGACCTGGCCCAGCAGCAGATCAATCTCTACGGCGGCGGCTACGACGCCTACCTGGAGGAGCGCGAGCGGGCCCGCAACCATGCCCGCGAGGAGTACGACGAGTACTCCGACAAACGCTCCGCCCTGGAGGACCGGGCGACGATGCAGCGCGGCTGGATGGACAAGGGCGTGAAGAACGCCAAGCGCAAGGCCACCGACAACGACAAGTCCGCCAGGAAGTTCAGCGCCGACGCGAGCGAGAAGCAGGCCTCGAAGGCCCGCCAGACGCAGCGCGCGATCGAGCGGCTCGAGGTGGTCGAAGAACCCCGCAAGGAGTGGGAGCTGCGCATGGAGATCGCGGCGGCCCCGCGCTCCGGCTCGGTGGTCGCCACCCTGCGCGAAGCGGCTGTCCTGCGCGGGGACTTCAGCTTCGGACCGGCCAGCCTGCAGATCGACTGGGCGGACCGGGTCGCCATCACCGGCGCCAACGGGGCCGGGAAGTCGACCCTGTTGGCCGTGCTCCTGGGCCGCCTCGCCCCGGACTCCGGCTCCGCCACCCTCGGCTCGGGCGTACGGGTCGGCGAAGTCGACCAGGCCCGCGGCCTGTTCCTCGGTGACGAACCCCTCATCGACGCCTTCTGCGCGGCCGTTCCGGACACCGAACCGGCCGAAGTCCGCACCCTGTTGGCCAAGTTCGGACTCAAGGCCGCGCACGTGACCCGCCCGGCGGCCACCCTCTCCCCCGGCGAGCGCACCCGGGCGGCCCTGGCGCTGCTCCAGGGGCGCGGGGTGAACCTCCTGGTGCTGGACGAGCCGACGAACCACCTCGACCTGCCGGCGATCGAGCAGCTGGAGTCCGCGCTGGACTCCTACGAGGGCACCCTGCTGCTGGTCACCCACGACCGCCGGATGCTCGACGCGGTCCAGGTGACCCGCCGGCTGCACGTCGCGGACGGCAAGGTCACCGAGCTCTGA